One Etheostoma spectabile isolate EspeVRDwgs_2016 chromosome 12, UIUC_Espe_1.0, whole genome shotgun sequence genomic window carries:
- the ccl25a gene encoding C-C motif chemokine 20, protein MRFPTLFILLILSCLCLALAQTSFDDCCLKYVKRMSKRTQLHAVKYRHQVTDGGCNIAAVIFTMRKGVEFCTDPRDPWVKNLMMKIDEKRQNKGRIRKHGKPQRSPRG, encoded by the exons ATGCGCTTCCCCACGCTGTTCATCCTGCTGATCCTATCTTGTCTTTGCCTTGCACTGGCACAAA CATCTTTTGACGACTGCTGTTTGAAGTATGTGAAAAGAATGAGCAAACGCACTCAACTACATGCAGTGAAATACAGACACCAGGTGACAGACGGAGGTTGCAACATCGCTGCTGTAAT CTTCACCATGAGGAAGGGGGTTGAGTTTTGCACAGACCCCAGAGACCCATGGGTCAAGAATCTGATGATGAAGATtgatgaaaaaagacaaaacaagggcCGCATCAGGAAACACGGGAAG CCTCAAAGGTCGCCCAGAGGCTGA